In the Streptomyces coeruleoprunus genome, GTCAAACACGTCTCGCGCCAACTGCCCCCCATGACACGGGCCTTCGCCGGTCTTCGTATCTCGCACACATGACCAGGGCCCGGATCCTTGAGGATCCGGGCCCTGGCTTTCAGTAGCGGGGACAGGATTTGAACCTGCGACCTCTGGGTTATGAGCCCAGCGAGCTACCGAGCTGCTCCACCCCGCGCCGTTGTGTGTCCACCGTATCACGGCGCGGGGTGGGGTCCGTCAGCTCTTTTGTTCCGCCCCCGTCGCCGGCTTCTGCGGTGCGGGGGTCTGCTGGCCGGGGTTCTTCTGGTCGGCGGCCGCCTTGCGCTGGGCGTCCGCCGCGGCGGCCCGCTGCAGCGCGTCGGCCAGGGCCTCCTGGGCCTTGCCGTACGCCGTCCAGTCGCCCTTCTTCAGCGCCTCCTCGCCCTCCGTGAAGGCCTTCTGGGCATCGGCGATGGCCTGCTTGAGCGCGGCCTCGCCGGTGGCCGGCGGCTTCGTCGGGTCGGGCTTCGTCGGCGGCTGGGTGGTCGGCGGCGTCTCGCCCTCCACCCCGAACACCCCGTTGAGGGCACCGGCGAGGGTGTCCTCGAACACCGTGGTGTCCTTGGTGGCGTCGCCCTCCGGCTTGTTGGCGTCGACGTACGACACCGCCACCTTCTTCAGCAGCGGGTAGAGCGCGCTGCGGCCCTGGGCGTAGACCGGCTCGACGTACAGGAAGCCGCCGTCGAGCGGGACCGTGAGCAGGTTGCCGTACGCGATCTCCGAGTCGGCGCCCTTCAGGTCACGGACGAACTGCGCCACCGACGGGAGGCTGTTGAGCTTCGACTGCACCTGCGCCGGTCCCGGCACCTCGGACGTCACCCTCAGGAGCCTTATACGGCCGTAGTCCTTGCTGGTGGCGTCGGCGTCGACCGCCATGAACGCGCCCAGGTTGGGCCGTCCGTTCGGCGTGAACGTCGTCGTCAGCGAGAACCGCTGCTGGGTGTCCCCGGGCATCTTCATGCTCAGGTAGTACGGCGGGACCGCGTTGCCGTCCTTGGTGGTCGGGTCGGCGGGCACCTGCCAGGCGTCACTGCCGCTGTAGAACTGCGCGGCGTCCCGGACGTGGTAGCGGGTCAGCAGCTCGCGCTGGACCTTGAACATGTCCTGGGGGTAGCGCAGGTGCGCCTTCAGGTCGGCCTTGATGGCGTCCTTGGGCAGCACGGTGCCGGGGAACGCCTTCATCCAGGTCTTCAGGACCGGGTCCTCGGTGTCCCACTGGTACAGCTTGACCGTGCCGTCGTACGCGTCGACGGTGGCCTTCACCGAGTTCCGGATGTAGTTGACCTGGTTCTGCTGGGCGACGACCGTACGGGTCTGGTTGCCGGCGGTCAGCGAGTCCGCGGTGGTGTCGCCGAGCGTCGTGCGCGACGCGTACGGGTAGCCGTTCGTCGTCGTGTAGGCGTCGACGATCCACTGGATGCGGCCGTCGACGACCGCCGGGTAGGCGTCGCCGTCGATGGTCAGCCACGGCGCGACCGCCTCGACGCGCTCCTTGGGCGTGCGGTTGTACAGGATCCGCGAGCCGTCGCCGATGGCTCCCGAGTAGAGGATCTGCGGCTCGCTGAACGCGACGGCGTACGCGGCCCGGTTGAAGGCGTTGGAGAGGCTGACGCCGCTGTCGCCCTGGTAACTGGTCGTGCGCTCGCCGTTGGCCTCGTAGTCGAGTTCCTTCTGCGGGCCGCCGACGATCGAGTACTGCTCGGTCTTCTCGCCGTAGTAGATCCGCTGCTCGTACTTGGGGAGCTGGCCGCTGGTCGGCAGGCCGTTCTCGGTGAAGACCGGCGAGCCCGTGGAGTCCACGGCCGTGCCGGCCGCCATGATCGCGCCGTAGCCGTGGGTGTACGTGAAGTGGTCGTTGATCCAGTTCCGCTTCGGGATGCCCTTGATGTTGAGCTCACGCAGACCGACGACGGTGTCCTTGCCGGCGTACCGGTCGACGTCGAGGGTCATGGGGAACTGGTAGTACTTCCGCTTCTGCTCCAGCTGCTGGAACGTCGGCGAGACGATGTTGGGGTCGACCAGCCGGTAGCTGGCGGCCGAGTCGGCGTCCTTGCGGAGCTGGTCCTTGGCCTTGACCGTGGCCTTGCCCGAGTAGTTCTCCGGCTTCGTGCCGTCGA is a window encoding:
- a CDS encoding UPF0182 family protein, producing the protein MPDRGGGPTGPRIRVGRPSRRARTLLMTLGVLAVLAMLFVMFAGFWTDWLWYRSVNYSSVFTTTLWTKIGMFAVFGLLMALAVGLNIWLAHRLRPPLSAMSLEQQSLDRYRMGVAPYKKWVLLAIAAVVGLIAGASASGQWRTYLMWVNGVAFGEKDPQFGMDVAFYAFDLPWYRFLLGFGFAATVLSLIAAVLTHYLYGGLRITSPGARATAAATGHLSVLLGVFVALKAVAYWLDRYGLAVKSSDFKAAGNWTGLRYVDANAYLPAKTILFCIAVICALLFFGTLWRRTWQLPVIGFGLMVLSAILIGGLYPAIVQKFQVQPNEQAKEAPYIEKNIEATRKAYAIDGTKPENYSGKATVKAKDQLRKDADSAASYRLVDPNIVSPTFQQLEQKRKYYQFPMTLDVDRYAGKDTVVGLRELNIKGIPKRNWINDHFTYTHGYGAIMAAGTAVDSTGSPVFTENGLPTSGQLPKYEQRIYYGEKTEQYSIVGGPQKELDYEANGERTTSYQGDSGVSLSNAFNRAAYAVAFSEPQILYSGAIGDGSRILYNRTPKERVEAVAPWLTIDGDAYPAVVDGRIQWIVDAYTTTNGYPYASRTTLGDTTADSLTAGNQTRTVVAQQNQVNYIRNSVKATVDAYDGTVKLYQWDTEDPVLKTWMKAFPGTVLPKDAIKADLKAHLRYPQDMFKVQRELLTRYHVRDAAQFYSGSDAWQVPADPTTKDGNAVPPYYLSMKMPGDTQQRFSLTTTFTPNGRPNLGAFMAVDADATSKDYGRIRLLRVTSEVPGPAQVQSKLNSLPSVAQFVRDLKGADSEIAYGNLLTVPLDGGFLYVEPVYAQGRSALYPLLKKVAVSYVDANKPEGDATKDTTVFEDTLAGALNGVFGVEGETPPTTQPPTKPDPTKPPATGEAALKQAIADAQKAFTEGEEALKKGDWTAYGKAQEALADALQRAAAADAQRKAAADQKNPGQQTPAPQKPATGAEQKS